One Paramisgurnus dabryanus chromosome 8, PD_genome_1.1, whole genome shotgun sequence DNA window includes the following coding sequences:
- the LOC135770230 gene encoding olfactory receptor 1-like produces the protein MENLSIIVRFELTMDPLSIPPGAKYPIFFIGIFIYMFSVFCNLTLLLLIVMHKSLHKPMYFILFSLPLNDLVGITSMFPKFLSDIVTETNYTYYPLCVFQAFLIHMYGNCILFILAAMAFDRYVAICMPLRYNAIMTPKVVMGIIALVWGLDLSFIGVLFSLQGMHSRCRSHIVSLFCDNPSLLKLTCSDTTVNNIYGLWLTALMQVFTISIQGFSYVKILLTCLTSKRSEAKSKAINTCLAQLAIFIIYEIVMIFYVLSHRFSNINSNLQKIMGMLIFLVPPLLNPVVYGLNNHEIQKHLMKVFKGESQYSPPRCQSLPSGVSPSSLCVLSVCGFSERQSTTCAVQQQCALGRVILRFHLRGFRMCEWTFYGCAVFPTLSLSRRDFVEPVSPVLSPPRIHHHEHRVTNLPVMDPAEVDALRKALSQQGSWLGQHSARLTTTSQEVEDLSTRMSDLSSRLDQVQQNTSQTSQQFETEPHASAPPPHAAIPLSAPEWRT, from the exons ATGGAGAACTTATCCATCATCGTCAGATTTGAGCTGACCATGGATCCGCTTTCTATCCCTCCAGGAGCCAAATATCCCATATTTTTCATTGGCATCTTTATCTACATGTTTAGTGTTTTTTGCAACCTGACTCTGTTGCTTCTCATTGTGATGCATAAAAGTCTCCACAAGCCGATGTATTTTATTCTGTTCAGTCTTCCCCTGAATGATCTTGTTGGTATCACATCAATGTTCCCCAAGTTTCTTTCTGACATCGTAACAGAAACCAACTACACATATTATCCTCTCTGTGTGTTTCAGGCTTTCTTAATTCACATGTATGGGAACTGCATCTTGTTCATCCTGGCTGCCATGGCTTTTGATCGTTACGTTGCCATTTGTATGCCACTGCGATACAATGCTATCATGACACCAAAGGTTGTGATGGGAATTATTGCTCTTGTGTGGGGTCTTGATCTTTCATTTATTGGCGTGTTGTTCTCGTTGCAGGGAATGCATTCTAGATGCAGGTCTCACATTGTAAGTTTGTTTTGTGATAACCCCTCTCTCCTTAAGCTCACCTGTAGCGATACCACAGTTAATAACATTTATGGCCTATGGTTAACTGCATTAATGCAAGTTTTTACTATTTCGATTCAAGGATTTTCATATGTAAAAATATTGCTCACATGTTTGACCTCAAAAAGATCTGAAGCAAAGAGCAAAGCCATCAACACCTGTCTTGCTCAACTGGCTATCTTCATCATATATGAAATAGTTATGATTTTCTATGTACTGTCCCACAGGTTCTCCAATATTAATTCAAATCTGCAAAAGATTATGGGGATGCTAATTTTTTTAGTGCCACCTCTGTTGAATCCAGTTGTTTATGGACTAAACAACCAcgaaatacaaaaacatttgatgaaagTCTTTAAAGGAGAATCTCAGT ATTCCCCGCCccgctgtcagtctctcccgagtGGTGTGTCACCGTCAAGCCTCTGTGTACTCTCTGTCTGTGGATTCTCCGAGCGCCAGTCTACCACTTGCGCTGTCCAGCAGCAGTGCGCTCTcgggcgcgtaattctgc gaTTTCATCTCAGAGGATTTCGGATGTGCGAGTGGACGTTCTACGGCTGTGCTGTGTTTCCCACTCTGAGCCTTTCCCGAAGGGATTTCGTTGAGCCTGTCTCGCCTGTGTTGTCTCCTCCTCGCATACATCACCACGAACACAGAGT gacgaacttgccagTTATGGATCCCGCGGAGGTTGACGCGCTCCGGAAGGCACTTTCTCAGCAAGGCTCATGGTTAGGCCAACACTCGGCCCGTCTCACCACCACTTCACAGGAGGTCGAGGATTTATCCACGCGCATGTCCGACCTTTCCTCCCGTCTTGACCAGGTTCAGCAGAACACCTCACAGACCAGTCAGCAGTTTGAGACGGAGCCTCATGCCTCAGCCCCACCACC CCACGCCGCTATTCCTCTGAGCGCACCCGAGTGGCGTACGTAA
- the LOC135770425 gene encoding olfactory receptor 1-like, protein MENLSIIVRFELTMDPLSIPPGAKYPIFFIGIFIYMFSVFCNLTLLLLIMSQQRLHKPMYFILFSLPLNDLVGITSMFPKFLSDIITETNYTYYPLCVFQAFLLHMYGGVVLFTLAAMAFDRYVAVCMPLRYNAIMTPKVVMGIIALVWGLDLLSVVVLFSLQGMHSRCRSHIVSLFCDNPSLLKLTCSDTTVNNIFGLWLTALLQVFTISIQGFSYVKILLTCLASSRSEAKSKAINTCLAQLAIFIIYEIVMIFYVLSHRFSNINSNLQKIMGMLIFLVPPLLNPVVYGLNNHEIRKHLMKVFKKRISV, encoded by the coding sequence ATGGAGAACTTATCCATCATTGTCAGATTTGAGCTGACCATGGATCCGCTTTCTATCCCTCCAGGAGCCAAATATCCCATATTTTTCATTGGCATCTTTATCTACATGTTTAGTGTTTTTTGCAACCTGACTCTGTTGCTTCTCATTATGTCACAACAACGTCTCCACAAGCCGATGTATTTTATTCTGTTCAGTCTTCCCCTGAATGATCTTGTTGGTATCACATCAATGTTCCCCAAGTTTCTTTCTGACATCATAACAGAAACCAACTACACATATTATCCTCTCTGTGTGTTTCAGGCTTTCTTACTCCACATGTATGGTGGCGTTGTTTTGTTCACCCTGGCTGCCATGGCTTTTGATCGTTACGTTGCCGTTTGTATGCCACTGCGATACAATGCTATCATGACACCGAAGGTTGTGATGGGAATTATTGCTCTTGTGTGGGGTCTTGATCTTTTATCAGTTGTTGTGTTGTTCTCGTTACAGGGAATGCATTCTAGATGCAGGTCTCACATTGTAAGTTTGTTTTGTGATAACCCCTCTCTCCTTAAGCTCACCTGTAGCGATACCACAGTTAATAACATTTTTGGCCTATGGTTAACTGCATTACTGCAGGTTTTTACTATTTCGATTCAAGGATTTTCATATGTGAAAATTTTGCTCACATGTTTGGCCTCAAGCAGATCTGAAGCAAAGAGCAAAGCCATCAACACCTGTCTTGCTCAACTGGCTATCTTCATCATATATGAAATAGTTATGATTTTCTATGTACTGTCCCACAGGTTCTCCAATATTAATTCAAATCTGCAAAAGATTATGGGGATGCTCATTTTTTTAGTGCCACCGCTGTTGAATCCAGTTGTTTACGGACTAAACAACCATGAAATACgaaaacatttgatgaaagTCTTTAAAAAGAGAATCTCAGTGTAA